The following nucleotide sequence is from Calidithermus timidus DSM 17022.
CACCGCCGTCTCGAGGCGCTACTACCTGGCCGACGCGGTTTTCCTGGTGGGGTTGGAGGGGGAGGATCGGGGGCTATTGGAGCGCGCCCACCGATCCCTAAGGAACCCGGTCTGGCCGCTTTTCCTAGGCAGAAAAGGCTATGTGCCAAGCCCGGGGGTGTACCTCAAGGACGGCCTGCGCGACGAGCCTTTGCTAGAGGCGCTCCAATACCCCTACCTCGGACGGTCGTGGCCGAAGGATGAGGAGGGCAAAGACCTCGAGCCCTTGCGCTTGCCTGTGCTGCTCGAAAACCGAGACTCGAGTGAAGGCTCGCTGCGCATGGATCAGCCACTTGGCTCCTTTGCCGAGCGCCGCTTCGGAGCCCGCTTTGTGATCCCGGGCTGGGTGGAGGTGAGGCATGTACCTGAGCCGGCTCCAGCTTAACCCCCGCCACAAGCAGGCCCGCACCGACCTGGCCAGCCCCTACCAGCTCCACGCTACCCTTTGCTGGGCCTTCGCCGAACCCGAGCAAAGCCCACCGCGCTTTTTGTGGCGGCTTGAAGAGGGCAAAATCCCGACGGTGCTGGTACAGAGCGTTGAAATGCCGAGATGGGAAAAACTCCTACAACGCTTCCCCGACTACCTGACCCATCCACCCGAGCACAAGCCTATTCCCCTCGAGCATCTCCAGCCCGGCCAGGTCTTGCGCTTCCGCTTGCGGGCCAACCCCACCGTGACCCGCAAAGACCCAGAAAACCCCGAAAAGCGCAAGCGCCACGGGCTAAAAAAGGTGGAGGAGCAGCTCGAGTGGCTCCATCGGCAGGGACAAAAGGGTGGCTTTACGGTGCTGGGCGCGATGGTGGCCCAGAGCCAGCGGGTGAGGATGTTCAAGCACGGCG
It contains:
- the cas5e gene encoding type I-E CRISPR-associated protein Cas5/CasD, whose amino-acid sequence is MPTLLLRLAGPLQSWGTRSRFDERDSDLVPSKSGVIGLICAAMGIDREEREPVLELARLRMGVRVDQPGVLRYDYQTAQNVIAADESKVHSTAVSRRYYLADAVFLVGLEGEDRGLLERAHRSLRNPVWPLFLGRKGYVPSPGVYLKDGLRDEPLLEALQYPYLGRSWPKDEEGKDLEPLRLPVLLENRDSSEGSLRMDQPLGSFAERRFGARFVIPGWVEVRHVPEPAPA
- the cas6e gene encoding type I-E CRISPR-associated protein Cas6/Cse3/CasE, with protein sequence MYLSRLQLNPRHKQARTDLASPYQLHATLCWAFAEPEQSPPRFLWRLEEGKIPTVLVQSVEMPRWEKLLQRFPDYLTHPPEHKPIPLEHLQPGQVLRFRLRANPTVTRKDPENPEKRKRHGLKKVEEQLEWLHRQGQKGGFTVLGAMVAQSQRVRMFKHGGGSPIVLQSVLYEGHLKIADLENFKQTLATGIGHAKALGFGLLSIAKG